Below is a window of Herpetosiphonaceae bacterium DNA.
GGGATATTTTGCGGCAGATCGCCTCCCTCGGCGACGACGTACACATCCGGGTAGTCGATCGAGAAATTGAACTGCGCGCTGCTGTAGGTCAGCCAGCTTGCGGGCTGCGCCGGTGCGGCGTTTGGAGCGCCCTGCTGTCCTGGCGGTGCGGCTGCGGGAACACCTGGCTGCGCCTGGGGTCCGCCTCCCGTCGCGCCCATGCCGCCCGATCCTTGCGCGGGCTGTCCCGGCACTGCCTGAGCGCCCTGGTTCTGAGCCGGTGGGAGCGCCGCCTGTGGCGCATCGGCTGCGCTGGAGTCGGCGGTGCGTGTGCTGTTGGGGGGAGTGCCTTCGTCCTGGATGTTGCCTGATGCGCTGGCAGGGTCGGAGCCGCAGCCCGTCGTTGCGAGCAGCGCTACGATCAGGATTGCCGCGCAAAGCATGTTTCGTATCATCGACACCTCCTTACAGGTTGCCAAATTGACGAGCAGACGGCTTGAATCGTTCCCCGCCCGATCGCTCCGACAGTCCCTACGGCCACGAGCGCTCCAGCCATTCCTGCGGCTTGACGTTGATCGAGCCGATGCGCACGTCCCAATGCAGATGCGGCCCCGTCACCATGCCCTTCGCGCCGATCCGCCCGATGATCTGGCCCTGCTCGACGATCGCGCCGGGCTGCACCAGCACCGCCGACATGTGCCAGAAGCCGGTATGCACGCCCTGCCCGTGATCGAGGATTACCGCGCCGCCACGTACCAGCAGATCCGCCTCCGCCAGCATCACCCGTCCGCGCGCTGGCGCGACAACCGGCGTACCGACCGCGTTGGCGATGTCCAGCCCCTCGTGGAACGAGTCGACCGGCCCGCCGTTGTAGGAGCGCCTGGTGCCGAAGTCGGATGAGACGCGGCCCTGCGCTGGCAGGATGAAGCGGCCCGACCATAGGCGCTCCGGTGTCACCTGCGGCCAGATCGCGTTGACCAGACGGCGCTCGGCGGCGATAGCCTCCCGGTTGCGCTCCAGCCGATCGCGGACCTCCTGCGGCAGGTCGATGTTCTCGGTGCGGTAGCGCGCATCGACCACACGGATCGTGCCCTGATGCACAGCGGTGCGGCCATCGGGCAGATCGGCCTCGATCCGCAGCGGCAGCGTGCCCGGCGCGGTCAGCACCGGCACAGCGCCGAGCCCGGTCCAGCTCTGCTCGCCTGCCCTGAAGAGCGCGACCGGCGCGTCGGCGAGCCTGCCGCGCACGGCGGTAGCGCCCGGCACCTGCACCCGAATCGAGACGGTATGGCCTTGCAGCACCGCCGCCGGATCGCTGCGCACATCGAGCTTTGGCATTGCCGCTGCCTCGCCCGCCAGCTCAGCGCCCAGCCGCCCCAGCAGCACTTTATACGGATCGGGATTGTTGGGATGATACTCGAAGCGCGTCCGCTCGAACCATTGGGTGATCACATGGCTGCCGGAACTGTTCGTCTCGTAGTTCGGCTCGGTCAGCGGCAGGCCAAAGAGCGCCAGACTTTCCCGCTCGCTCACCCCACGATCGCCAAGCTCCAGGCCGTGGCTCTGCCAGTAGCTCAAGAACGCGCCACAGACGGCCCGCCCCGTCGTCGGAAAGCTGCGACACGGCCCATCCAACTGCACGCCCGTGCTCGGCCCGCGCCAATCACGGCCTTGTTTGCGCAGCACCTCCTCGCCGAGCCGGCCAAGCTGTACATCGTACGGGCGCTGCTGCTCAGGATGCAGCTCTAGCCGCTCGCGCTCAAACATCTGCGTTGTGAACTGTCCCTCCGGCGTAGACTCCACACGCTGCGGCCCGATCGGCAGGCCAAACACCGGCAGGCCGCCGCTCGCCTCCCAGAATTCCAGCAGCCGCCCCTCGACGCGCCAGCCGGTTTCGGGAAAAAGACGCTCCTCGGCGCGCACCGGCTGCGCTGTGATAGCCAGCAGACCGATCAACAGAAAGACTAAGCATGTGCGCATGACAAATCCTCCTCTGGGCGCAGATCCTAGCACGACGCGCAAACGAAACAGCCCACCGCCAGGGGTGGGCTGTCGCTAGATGGTACGCGAAGACGACGTTTAGCGCAACTCGGCACCGAGCCGTCCGAGCAGCACCTTGTACGGATTCGGATTTTCGGGATGATACTCGAAGCGCGCCCGCTCGAACCATTGGGTCGCGCCGGTCCAGCCATCGCCGTTGCGCTCGCTCTGCACGCTGGTGACAGGATAGCCAAAGAGCGCCAGGCTTTCGCGCTGCGAGACGCCCCGATCGCCAAGCTCCAGGCCGTGCGTCCGCCAGTAGCTCAGGAACGGCTCGCACAGGGTGTGCTGCGTCTCGGCAAAGAACAGACAGCCGGGCTTCGCCTGCTCGCGCGGCAGCGTCTCCCAGGGTCGGCCCTGCTTGAAGAGCAGATCGGTGCCGAGCCGTCCGAGCAGCACGTCGTAGGGCCGCGCGTTTTCGGGATGCAGCTCAAGGCGGTTGCGCTCGAACCACTGCATGCGGAAGCGTCCGTCATGCGTCTGCTGCTCGGCCTCCCCGGTCAGCGGCAGGCCAAAGACCGGCAGGCCGCCGTTGCCGTTCCAGTATTCGAGCAGCCGACCGCTCACAGTCTGGCCCGTCTCTGGGAAGGTGCGCGAGCCGCCGGGCGCTGGCGCTGGTCCGGGCGCTCCCGCGCTATGGAAGCGACTGGCATAGTCGCGCGTCAGATCCAGGTACAGGTTGCCGTAGCTCCGGCTCGGCTCGATCTGGTGGCCTTCAAACCACTCATTCCACGAGGTGATCACCACGGCCTGCGCGCCCTTGTCGATCGCCGCCTGCCACGAGCGCCGGTAGTAGTCGCCGCCCGCTCGATCGCGCACGACGTGCCCGCCGCGAATCCGCGAGTCGTCGTAGCCGGGCATGACCGTGGCGACAAACGGCTTCTTGGTGCCGTGCGAGCTGTTATACTCATTGAAGCGGCGCAGGTAGGAGTTCATCGCGCTGGCCGGATCGGCGGCCCAGGTGATGTCGAAGAAATAGATGCCGTCGAAGACGTCGAGGTAGCTGAAATCGACGCCCTCGCCCATCCAGAACCACTCGTGGTTGGGATCGACCGCCTGCTGCACCTGTCGCCAGGCATTCACGCCGCCGAATGACGGCAGGTTCCAGAAGACGACGACCGGCTTACCGTTCCAGCGCAGCCAGTTGGGATGGCCCATGTAGTGGTCGCGCATGTAGCGCAGGCTATCGATCATGCCCTGCTGCGTTTTGAGCGTGCCGGTAAAGTCCGCCGCCTGATCGGGGATGAACGTGACGTTGAAGTCGCGCCCGGCGCTGGCGTTGAGCAGCTTGCCGCAGCGCTCGTTGAGACGCGGCTCGTTCGGGCCGTACCACGTGCAGATAAATCCGTCGATCCCGGCATCATCCGCCTGCTGCACGTGGCGCGCGATCACGCCATCGTCGCCGCCGCTGTACGGCTCAGGCGGCAGATCGGACATACGCGCGGGATTCCAGTCGGAGTGCTCGTACCAGGGGTAATAAAAAGCCAGCACGGGCTTTGCTGGCGCTGCATGAGCAGTAGGTTGATAGGCCAGGCTGGCTGCGACGATCAGCAGGAGGCACAGGCCCAGAAGACGACGTACCATGATTCTCCCTTCTCGTGAAGCGCATGGCTTCATGTTTGGGGATGACTACGCGCGGCACGTGCGCCAGGCGACAAGACGGTGGTGACGCAAGTATCGACAGGGATTGGGGGGGCGCACCGACGCAGTCAATCCAATAATCGAACCGCTGCGACGTGGAAGCGGTTACGAAGTAGGTCGTTAGGATTGTACCAGATGCGACCTGAGACGCAAGACCTGGCAGCACCACCGCCCGCCACCACTTAACCATAACGAACACAGGACCAGCGGGCTATAAACCCCCGCCGCACGTTGCGCTCAGGCGCCCGGTCGCAGCTTCGATGCCGCTTTCGCCGAGCGCTCGGTGGGTACCTGCGACTGTACCAGCAGCCGCTCGATCAGCGATTGGATCTGCCGCCGCTCGTCGCGGTGGATCACGGCCTGCTCGTGCGCTCGCGCCAGGATGTTGGGATAGCCCAGGCCACGACGACACTGCTCGTAGACTACCGCGTGAAGCAGATCGAGATAGCCTTCGTCGGCCACCCACGCGGGAAACTCGACGCGCGCCAGCTCGCGGCCTACTCGCAGGTAGAAGAACTGGATGCGATGCGGCCCGTAGAACTCGACGTTGATCCGCGACATCGAGCCCCAGCGAGCCGAGCGCTGTCCATCGGCAAGCTGCTCGAAGAGCATGTAATCGACGATGCCGCGATAAGGATCGGCGTGACGCTCAGGGTACTCGAAGCGCCAGCGGTTGAAGTCGCCGCGCACCCGGAGCAGCTTGACCAGCCCGACGACCTCACGGGAGCGCGGGCGGCTCAGGTAGCTGCCGACCGGACACGCGAGCGCGTGCATAGTGTCGAGGTAGCTCAGGTACACGCTCATGAAATGGTTGCGCAGAAAGGGATCGAAGCCTGCCAGCGTCCAGCGGATCAGCGTGCCGTCTTGCAGCGCCAGCCGGGGCCGATCGTCGGGCAGCTCCATCGCCAGCGCCGCCAGCCGCATGCCCTCGTCGACGTCGCGCTGCGCCGCCAGCACCGCGCCCTCCTTGGGATAGTCGCGGCCTGTGTGCGGATCGTGAATCACCAGATCTTCGTCACGGTAGCCGAGCGTCGGCAGGCTGGCGCTGCGAAAGCAGGCATCGGAGCCGTATTGCAGCACGGCGGTGCCGATGTTGATCACATAGCAGGCCGCGACGCCGTGATGATCGATGTCGAGCTGCGAGCCGTCCGAGGCGGCCACGACGTAGCCGGGCGGACACTCCGGCAGATCGTGAATCACGTCGTAGCGCTCAAGCGGCTGAGCCGTGAGCCACGCAGCCGTTCCCGATTGCTCCTCGATCACATCGCGCCAGTACTCCCACTCCGCCGCCTCCGCGTCCAGCAGCTCACGGGCCTGGGCGATCCGCGCGGGCAGCGCGCGCAGCTCGTCGCGGAGCGCGCCGCTCATGGTGCGGATCTGACCGCCGAGCGCCAGCATGTCGAGCGTCATAGCGTCTCCCAAGAATCAATCGAGTTCAAAGTTGGGGTCATGGGGATAGAAACAAGCGAACAAGCGCACAAGGGAACAAAGAAGTTCAGCCTTTGTCCCCTTGTTCCTTTGTTCTTTTGCGACGGACCAGGAAGAGGAAGAGGGAAGGGGGGACAACCCCCACACCCCCGGCCCGACGGCGTTACCCCTCAATCCGCGCGATCCAGCGGTCGGGATTGCGAATCTCATCGATCGTCGGCAGGTTCTCGACGCGCTCCCAGACCTTGGTGGCAAAGCCGATGCCGCGCCGCTCGACGATCGTATCCACGAACTTCTGGCCCTGCTGATACTGCTGCATCTTCAGGTCCATGCCGGTGATGCGGTTGAAGAGCTGCTCGGCCAGATTGCGCGAGCCTTTGCGCTCCTCGATCCGCCGCTCGATCTCCTCGAAGTTGGGCAGCACCTGCTTGCCGATCGCGTTCATGATGTGGTTGGAGTAGCCCTCCACCAGCGACATGAGCGCCTGTAGCTCGTTGAAGAGCGCGCGTTGCGTCGGCGTCTGGAGCGTCTCCATCCAGTGCTGGCCCTTGCCCCAGCTCTCCATGATCCGCGTGAGGATCGGGCCGAGGCCGCCCCGGAAGCTCTGCAACTGATCGTTGACGGTATCGAAGTAGCGGCGCAGCAGCGAGTTGAAGTGCTCGCGCACCCACGGATACGCCTCGAACTCGTAGGCGTGCGTCGTCTCGTGCAGCGCGATCCACAGCCGGAAATCGTGCGCGTCCAGGCCGAGCGTCTTTTGCACCCGGTCGATGTTCGGCTCGACGAAGTAGAGCGCGCCGCCGGTCGGCTCAGGCGCGAGCAGCGAAAGATCGTACTGGCCGAGCACCTTGCGCGCGACCACGCCCAGCAGCACACCGACCTGCACGCTCATCACGCGCCGGTTAATGCCCGCCGCCATCATCGAGCCGATCGTCTGCTGATTGATGTTGCGCTGGTACAGATCCTCGATGAAGCGGAACAGCTCGGTGAAGTTCGAGATGTTGGCCTCAAGCCACTCGCGCCGGTCCATCACGACGATCCGCTGGATCGGCTCCGGCAGGCGTACCTGAAGATACTCCTCGATCAGCGGCTCCGAGCGCCGCACCATGTCGGTATACTGCTCGCGCGCCACGGCTCGCTGGCGAACCGGCGCCTGCTCTGTCTGCGAAACCTGGACCGACATCCGGCGGACGACGCTCCAGTCGATCAAGCGCGCGTCGGACCATTGCTCCGGTCGCTTGCGGCTGGCGACGTAGCTTGCGCCCAGCCCGGCGACAGCGCCGGCCAGCAGGATCATGCCCAATCGTTTCGCGTCATTCGCGGGTCGTGGTGACATCTTCTAGCTCCTTTACAGACCAAGCGACGGGGCAACCGAGTGTGCGACGATTGTGCTCAATGCTGGCCGCTGCATCAGCCGCTCGATTCAATACTTTACCCGTACATCGCCGACGCGCCGCGTCAGCTTACGCTCGTCCAAATACTCCAAAAATGCCAGCGCGTACTTGCGGCTGGTGCCGAAATGATCGCGCAGGCTGGCAACCGTAACTTCGCCGACCGTGTCTAACGTGTACATGGTCCATTCTACCAGCTTATGGAAAGCTGCGGCGTCGAACAGCACCTCAGGGCTGACGCGCACCAGATGTCCGCTCTCGATCAGGTAGCCGATCAGCTCAGCGCCGAGCGACTCCCAATCGGCTTTGGCGGGCGGCGCGAACGGCTCAGCCCGAAAATCGCGCAGCAGCGCATCGACGTGCCGCTGCTGCGCCTGGCTCAGGCGCGGCGTCCAGTCGTGGAGCCGCACCAGCGTCTCGGTCATGGCGATCGTCCCGGCCTGCTCAGCGCGCCGGATCACCTCGTCGAAGACTCGCGCCGACGAAAGGCCAAGCTTCGATTTCAACTCCTCACGCGGCATGCCCAGCCGTAGCGCCCATTTGCGGTGGTAGGACGACAGCGTCGCGGTGATTGTTTCAAGCAGCTTGGTCCAGCCCGCACGTGCGATCAGCCAGCTTGTCGCGTGCGGCTGTTGCTCCGACGACAGCAGCAACGCCTGGTCGCTGGTTCGTAGCTCGGCCAGCGCCGCGCGCGCGGTCGTCTCGTCCAGGCCGCTCTGCCGCACCAGCGCGGCCCACTCGATCGGCGCTGTGCCAAGCGTTTGCAACAGAATCTCGGCGGGCGTGCCCCGGCTGCGCGTCTCCAGACCGGCGATCACCTCAGATCGAAAGCGCCGATGACGCGGCGGATGCGCATCGACGATCCGGCCACCGCCGACCGTCAGCGACGGCGACGGAATGCGCAGAATGCAGCGATCACCGCCTGCGACGGCGATCGGATGCTCCAGCCGCACCTGGACCCAGCCCTCGCCGCCGGGCGGAATCCGCTCGGCGTCCAGCAGCGTCACCCGGCAGGGCACCTCCGCCGCACCGACAAAAAGATCGAGCGGGTCGTTTTGCTCGATCGGGCCGGGCGCTGCCGCCACCAGCCGCAGCTTCAGATCGATCAGCGTAGTTGGCTGGATATGACCGGGCAGCGTCAGCACCGCGCCGCGCTGCACCTCGTCCACGCCGATGCTTGTCAGGTTAACCGCAACGCGCGTGCCCGGCAGCGCCGTCTCTTCCTTCGCGCCATGCGTTTGCAGCCCGCGCACCCGCCCGCGCCGACCCTGCGGCTGAATCTCGATCTCCTGCCCGACCGCCAGCGGGCCGTCGGCGAGCGTGCCGGTGACGACCGTGCCAAATCCGCCGATTGTAAACACGCGGTCGATCGGCAGGCGCGGCGTGCCACGGGCGACCGTGCGTGAGGGCGTCTGCTCCAGCACCCGATCGATCGCCCGCTTGAGATCGTCAAGGCCCGCGCCAGTCCGCGCCGAAACCGCGATCATCTCGGCGTTCGCCAGGACCGTGCCCGCCAGCCGGGCGCGCACGTCCTCGCAGACCAGATCGAGCCAGTCGGCATCGACCAGATCTGCCTTGGTCAGCACCACCAGGCCATGCTCCACGCCCAGCAGATCGAGGATGTTGAGATGCTCGGCGGTCTGCGGCATCACGCCTTCATCGGCGGCCACAATCAGCAGCACCGCATCGATCCCGCCGACGCCCGCGAGCATATTCTTGATGAAGCGCTCGTGGCCGGGCACATCCACGATGCTGACCTGCTTGCCGCTCGGCAGCCGCAGATGTGCAAAGCCCAGGTCGATCGTCATCTCGCGACGACGCTCTTCTTCCAGCCGATCGGGGTTGATCCCGGTCAGCGCGTACACTAGCGTCGATTTGCCATGATCGACGTGTCCTGAAGTTCCAATCACGTACATACAGCGTTTCGAGTTCCAAGTATCGAGTTCCAAGTTTCGAGTTTCGGGTTGCGGCCCACACCCTCGGCCTGACGGCTCCTAGCCGCGATGCGCTTCCAGGCAGACAACGCCCTCAGGCCCGACCAGCGCATCATGCAGCACGCCGGGCGGTAGCTCCAGCCGATCGCCGGGATGCAGCGCTACCCGCTGTTTGCTGGACGGCAGCCCGAAGGTGATCGAGCCGGAGACGACGTAGATCACTTTGTGGTACCTGTGTGTATGCGCGCCGTAGACGTCGCCCGGCCCGTTCGACCAGCGGTAGGGCTGGAGGCCCTCGGCCTGCAATCTCCGCCGGATTGCCGCTTCGGTCGGCGGCTCATCTTCGTCCCATTGTAAAGCATTGATAATCATTCTCGTTTACTTTATAGCTTTGTGATAATGAATATCACAAACATAACTTGACAATAGTTTACACCTGCTATATCCTATGCTGCGCAGATAAGAACAGCCAGACTGTTCCGTATTGTAACAGGAGGACCAAATAGATATGTTCGCTCACACCATCCGCCGCTTCATGCCGGTATTACTGACTATCGTTATCCTTGCCGCCTGTGGCTCTCCCGCAGGAGAGACGGGCGGCACATCCGGCAATCAGGCAAGCAGCGCGCCCGCCGCATCGACAGCGGCATCACCCACCACAGAATCCTCGCCTGCCGCGTCGGTTGAGGCCAGCGCCGCAGCATCGCCTGAGGCAGCCAGCGCCGCATCGGGCGGCGAGCTGACGATCTACTCCGGGCGCAACGAAGAGCTGATCGGCGCGCTGATCAAGCAGTACGAGGCGCAGAGTGGCGCGAAGGTCAACGTGAAGTACGGCGACACCGCCGAGCTAGCCGCGACGATCCTCGAAGAGGGCGAGAACAGCCCCGCAGATGTCTTCTTTGCCCAAGATGCCGGTGCGCTCGGCGCGCTGGCGAAAGAAGATCGGCTGGCGACGCTGCCCGACGAGCTGCTCAATCAGGTCAACGAGCGCTTCCGCTCGCCTGAGGGCGAATGGGTCGGCGTTTCTGGCCGCGCGCGTGTGGTCGTCTTCAACACCAAGACGCTGACCGAAACCGATCTGCCTGAAACGATCTTCGGCTTTACCGATCCCAAGTGGAAGGGCCGACTGGGCTGGGCACCGACCAATGGCTCGTTCCAGGCGTTTGTCACGGCGCTGCGCACGCTGCAAGGCGAGGACAAAGCGCGCGAGTGGCTCGAAGGCATCAAAGCGAATGAGCCGAAGGTCTACGACAATAACACGGCGGTGGTTAAAGCGGTGGGTGCTGGCGAGATCGACGCGGGCTTCGTCAACCACTACTACCTGTTCCGCCAGATCAAGGAGCAGGGCGAGGGCTTTGCCGCGCGCAACTACTTCTTGAAGAACGGCGATCCGGGCGCGCTGGTCAATGTTGCGGGCGCGGGCGTGCTCAAGCGCTCCAAGAACGCGGCGGCGGGCGAGAAGTTTATCAGCTTCCTGCTCAGCGCAGAGGCGCAGCAGTACTTCTCGGCGCAAACCTACGAGTATCCGCTGATCGAGGGCGTCGAGCCAAGCGCATCGCTGCCGCCGCTCAGCACGATCCAGACGCCGCAGCTTGACCTGAGCAAGCTCGAAGATTTGCAGGGCACATTGAAGTTACTGCAAGATGTCGGTATCCTTTAAGCAATGAGCCTGTCACAAACGACAATTCTTCGACATCGTTCGGATCATACCCAGGGAGTGCGCGGCAAGCCGCGACACTCCCTTCGGCCACCTAAAACGCTCCTGATCGCGGCCAGCGTGGTCGTTGCGGCGATGCTGCTGCCGATCGTGTATCTGCTGCTGCGCACGCTGACCGCCGACAGCGACGTGCTCCAGCAGGTGCTTCGCCCGCGCACGCTCTCGGTCTTTGCCAGCTCTGCCTGGCTGGCGCTGAGTGTCACGGGCGCAGGTATCGCGCTGGGCGTGCCGCTGGCCTGGCTGACCGTCGCGACCGATCTGCCGGGTCGGCGCGTGTTTGCCGTGCTGATCGCGCTGCCGCTGGTGATTCCAACCTACATCGGCGGCTATGCGATCGTGAGCGCGCTGGGGCCGCGCGGCGCGCTGCAAGATCTGCTCGGCCATATCTTCGGCGTGGAGCGGCTGCCGGAGCTGTACGGCTTTTGGGGCGCGTGGCTGGCGCTGACGCTCTTCACCTATCCCTACGTGGTGCTGAGCGTGCAAAGCAGGCTGCGCAGCATCGATCCGGCGCTGGAAGAGGCGGCGCGCAGCTTGGGCTACGGCCCGTGGTACACCTTCTGGCGAATCACGCTACCGCAGCTTCGACCGGCGATTGCAGCAGGCGGCCTCCTCGTGGCGCTCTACACGCTCAGCGACTTTGGCGCTGTCTCGCTGCTGCAATTCAACTCATTCAGCCGCGCGATCTACGTCCAGTACCGCAGCGCCTTCGACCGCGACTATGCCGCCGCGCTCGCGCTGCTGCTGGTGGTGCTGACCTCGGCGCTGCTTGGCGGCGAGATCTGGACGCGCGGACGAGTGCGCTATCATCGCAGCACGGCGGGCGCGGTGCGAGCGCGACGCCGGGTAGCGCTCGGCGTCTGGCGCTGGCCTGCCGTCGCGCTCTGTAGCTTGGTCGTCGGCCTCGCGCTGATTATGCCGGTCGGCGTGGTCATCTTCTGGCTGGTGCGTGGCCTGCAAGCGGGCGAGCCGCTGCGCCTGGTCTGGTCCGCCGCCTGGAACTCGATGTATAGCTCGGCGCTGGCAGCGGTGCTGGCGGTATTTGCCGCGCTGCCGGTAGCGATCCTGACTGTGCGCTTCCGCAGCCGGTTGAGCAGCGCGTTCGAGGGCATTGCCTACGCCGGCTACTCGCTGCCAGGCATCGTGATCGCGCTGGCGCTCGTCCGCTTCGCCTCACAGTACACGCCGCTGCTGTACCAGACGCTCACGCTGATGATCGTCGCGTATGTGATGCGCTTCCTGCCCCAGGCGCTCGGCACGATCCGCTCGACGCTGCTCGGCGTCAGCCCGAATGTCGAAGAAGCCGCGCGCAGCCTGGGCCACTCGCCGCTGCATGTGACGCTGCGGGTGACGCTGCCGCTGATCCGTTCGGGATTGCTCAGCGGCGCGGCGCTGGTCTTTCTGACGACCATGAAAGAGCTGCCGGTCACGCTGCTGCTCGGCCCGATCGGCTTCAAAACGCTGGCGACCGCCACCTGGACGGCGACCGCCGAAGGCTTTTTTGCCCGCGCCGCCGCTCCGGCCCTGCTGATCATCGTGATGTCCGCGCTGTCGATGGTGCTGATTCTGCGCCATACCTGGAACGACGCGCGCTAGTCGTGGCCCTATTCGGCTGCATGGGCCATACGCTGGCTTGCCCAGTTATTGCTTAACCCCAAATAGTCCCACTTCGCTGCCCCAATACCAGCGTCAGCCGCGATAGCCGTGCCTCCGATCCGGCTTTGTGAAATTCAACTCTTGACAATGATTGGATTAATCCCTATACTCTCTACGGACTTAAATTAGCAGTTATAGAGCATTCTAAAGCATCAAAATGATTCTCTTTATTGGTATTGGTAATCATTATCATTCTCAAACAAGTGTAAGCATTTTCTCATCAGGGGCACGTCTACGCATGCCCTGCATGCTGCGCGCCATATTGGTGATCTGCGCCGTGCTGCTCATGCCGCGCGTAGCCGCCGCGCACGAGGGCACCGGCAATCCGCATCAGGATCTCTACGTCGTCAACAACCATGTCGAGAACGCGATTGCCGCTCTTCGGTCGGGCGATGCCGAGCAGGCGCGC
It encodes the following:
- a CDS encoding iron ABC transporter permease, encoding MVVAAMLLPIVYLLLRTLTADSDVLQQVLRPRTLSVFASSAWLALSVTGAGIALGVPLAWLTVATDLPGRRVFAVLIALPLVIPTYIGGYAIVSALGPRGALQDLLGHIFGVERLPELYGFWGAWLALTLFTYPYVVLSVQSRLRSIDPALEEAARSLGYGPWYTFWRITLPQLRPAIAAGGLLVALYTLSDFGAVSLLQFNSFSRAIYVQYRSAFDRDYAAALALLLVVLTSALLGGEIWTRGRVRYHRSTAGAVRARRRVALGVWRWPAVALCSLVVGLALIMPVGVVIFWLVRGLQAGEPLRLVWSAAWNSMYSSALAAVLAVFAALPVAILTVRFRSRLSSAFEGIAYAGYSLPGIVIALALVRFASQYTPLLYQTLTLMIVAYVMRFLPQALGTIRSTLLGVSPNVEEAARSLGHSPLHVTLRVTLPLIRSGLLSGAALVFLTTMKELPVTLLLGPIGFKTLATATWTATAEGFFARAAAPALLIIVMSALSMVLILRHTWNDAR